Proteins from a single region of Ensifer adhaerens:
- a CDS encoding amino acid ABC transporter permease, with the protein MAAPQSSGMSGKGDYPWWLVALLVIAAALAAVIVTNDIFSEVFTVVFKGLGVTVFVTLMGFVLATTLGLGIALMALSEHSALRQIARFYTEVIRGVPILVLLFYIAFVGAPALVVAANFISAPLIGAGWMDPVGVRDISLMWRAIIALMIGYSAFIAEVFRAGILSVDKGQVEAAKALGLTRYQRFRLVIFPQAIRVILPPLGNDFVAMVKDSSLVSVLGVADITQMGKVYASGSFRFFETYSIVAYVYLVLTIGLSLGLRGLERRLRRAEQR; encoded by the coding sequence ATGGCCGCTCCACAATCTTCTGGCATGTCCGGCAAGGGCGACTATCCCTGGTGGTTGGTCGCCCTACTTGTGATCGCAGCGGCACTCGCTGCCGTGATTGTCACCAATGACATCTTCTCCGAGGTTTTCACCGTCGTCTTCAAGGGGCTTGGCGTCACCGTCTTCGTGACCCTCATGGGGTTCGTGCTGGCGACGACGCTCGGCCTCGGCATCGCGCTGATGGCGCTATCCGAGCATTCGGCGCTCCGGCAGATCGCGCGCTTCTATACCGAAGTGATCCGCGGCGTGCCGATCCTGGTGCTCCTGTTCTATATCGCCTTCGTTGGGGCGCCGGCGCTTGTCGTTGCGGCCAACTTCATCTCAGCACCGCTGATCGGAGCCGGCTGGATGGATCCCGTCGGCGTGCGCGACATCTCGCTGATGTGGCGCGCCATCATCGCCCTGATGATCGGCTACTCCGCGTTCATCGCCGAAGTGTTCCGCGCCGGCATCCTGTCGGTCGACAAGGGGCAGGTCGAAGCCGCCAAGGCCCTGGGGCTTACGCGCTACCAGCGCTTCCGTCTCGTCATCTTTCCGCAGGCGATCCGTGTCATCCTGCCGCCGCTCGGCAACGACTTCGTCGCCATGGTCAAGGACAGTTCGCTCGTCTCCGTGCTTGGCGTCGCCGACATCACGCAGATGGGCAAGGTGTACGCCTCCGGTTCCTTCCGCTTCTTCGAGACCTATTCGATCGTCGCCTATGTCTATCTGGTGCTGACCATCGGTCTGTCGCTGGGATTGCGGGGACTGGAGCGGCGGCTCAGGCGCGCCGAGCAGCGCTGA